In Streptomyces sp. RFCAC02, the following proteins share a genomic window:
- a CDS encoding acyl-CoA dehydrogenase, which yields MGHYKSNLRDIEFNLFEVLGRETVYGTGPFGETDPDTAREMLREVARLAENELAASYTDGDRNPPVFDPAEHTAPLPESFRRSYRAYMDAEWWRMSIGEELGGLTAPRSLVWAAGENVLGANPAIWMYGSGPTFGRVVYDEGTEEQRKIARLMVDREWASTMVLTEPDAGSDVGAGRAKAVRQEDGSWHIEGVKRFITSGEHDLSENIVHLVLARPEGHKPGTKGLSLFIVPKYDFDWDTGALGERNGVFATNVEHKMGLKVSNTCELTFGAHGTPARGWLLGEKHDGIRQMFKIIEFARMMVGTKAIATLSTGYLNALAYAKERVQGPDLTQFADKSAPRVTITHHPDVRRSLMTQKAYAEGMRALVLYTASVQDSITVKQAAGEDASADEALNDLLLPVVKGYGSERSYQQLAESLQTLGGSGYLQDYPVEQYIRDAKIDTLYEGTTAIQGQDFFFRKIVRNQGVALTALAEEIRKFLAEEPGGAELAGARERLTSAVGDLEGLVGVLLTDLAATEKDVRALYKVGLNTTPFLMAAGDVVVAYLLLRGAAVAVAKLPGASAKDRAFYAGKVAAARHFAATVLPSVAVARRVAEETDLSLMDLDEAAF from the coding sequence ATGGGTCACTACAAGTCGAATCTCCGCGACATCGAGTTCAACCTGTTCGAGGTCCTGGGCCGCGAGACGGTGTACGGCACCGGCCCCTTCGGTGAGACCGATCCCGACACCGCCCGGGAGATGCTCCGCGAGGTCGCCCGTCTCGCCGAGAACGAGCTGGCCGCCTCGTACACCGACGGCGACCGCAACCCGCCGGTCTTCGACCCGGCCGAGCACACCGCGCCGCTGCCCGAGTCGTTCCGCCGCAGCTACCGCGCCTACATGGACGCCGAGTGGTGGCGGATGAGCATCGGCGAGGAGCTGGGCGGCCTGACGGCGCCGCGCTCCCTCGTGTGGGCCGCCGGCGAGAACGTCCTCGGCGCCAACCCCGCGATCTGGATGTACGGCTCGGGTCCCACCTTCGGCCGCGTCGTGTACGACGAGGGCACCGAGGAGCAGCGGAAGATCGCCCGTCTCATGGTGGACCGGGAGTGGGCGTCCACGATGGTGCTGACCGAGCCCGACGCGGGCTCCGACGTGGGTGCCGGGCGTGCGAAGGCGGTGCGGCAGGAGGACGGTTCCTGGCACATCGAGGGGGTGAAGCGGTTCATCACCTCCGGTGAGCACGACCTCTCGGAGAACATCGTCCACCTCGTCCTCGCCCGCCCCGAGGGCCACAAGCCCGGCACGAAGGGGCTGTCGCTGTTCATCGTGCCGAAGTACGACTTCGACTGGGACACCGGCGCCCTCGGCGAGCGCAACGGCGTCTTCGCCACGAACGTCGAGCACAAGATGGGCCTCAAGGTCTCCAACACGTGCGAGCTGACGTTCGGCGCCCACGGCACCCCGGCGCGCGGCTGGCTGCTGGGCGAGAAGCACGACGGCATCCGGCAGATGTTCAAGATCATCGAGTTCGCCCGGATGATGGTGGGCACGAAGGCCATCGCCACCCTCTCCACCGGTTACCTCAACGCCCTCGCGTACGCGAAGGAGCGCGTGCAGGGTCCGGACCTCACGCAGTTCGCCGACAAGTCGGCCCCGCGCGTCACGATCACCCACCACCCCGACGTGCGCCGGTCCCTCATGACGCAGAAGGCGTACGCCGAGGGCATGCGCGCCCTCGTCCTGTACACCGCGTCCGTGCAGGACTCGATCACCGTGAAGCAGGCCGCGGGCGAGGACGCGTCCGCCGACGAGGCGCTGAACGACCTGCTCCTGCCCGTGGTGAAGGGGTACGGCTCGGAGCGCTCCTACCAGCAGCTCGCCGAGTCGCTCCAGACGCTCGGCGGCTCCGGGTACCTCCAGGACTACCCGGTCGAGCAGTACATCAGGGACGCGAAGATCGACACGCTCTACGAGGGCACCACCGCGATCCAGGGGCAGGACTTCTTCTTCCGCAAGATCGTCCGCAACCAGGGCGTCGCCCTCACGGCGCTGGCCGAGGAGATCAGGAAGTTCCTCGCCGAGGAGCCCGGCGGGGCGGAGCTGGCGGGGGCGCGCGAGCGGCTGACGAGCGCCGTCGGCGATCTGGAGGGCCTGGTCGGTGTGCTGCTGACCGACCTCGCGGCGACCGAGAAGGACGTCCGCGCGCTGTACAAGGTCGGGCTCAACACGACGCCGTTCCTCATGGCGGCCGGTGACGTCGTCGTCGCCTACCTGCTGCTGCGCGGCGCCGCCGTGGCCGTCGCCAAGCTGCCGGGGGCGAGCGCGAAGGACCGTGCGTTCTACGCGGGCAAGGTCGCGGCGGCCCGGCACTTCGCCGCCACCGTCCTGCCGTCCGTCGCCGTGGCGCGGCGCGTCGCCGAGGAGACCGACCTGTCCCTGATGGACCTGGACGAGGCCGCCTTCTGA
- a CDS encoding SseB family protein has product MYGYDNQSAYQGQQQPYGGQQPLAGYGGQQLYPEQPQPAAPAAPPAPPSLADALRAYTSGAMSSEEFHDIFLGAKIYCPRGDNPGFLALHTTQQPVIPLFSSLKELRRYAGKESKYFTVTGGEVLDLLPTGYGFALDMEGEHRLVLDAKSVEEMVDYTMRRLYG; this is encoded by the coding sequence ATGTACGGCTACGACAACCAGTCCGCCTACCAGGGGCAGCAGCAGCCCTACGGGGGACAGCAGCCGCTGGCCGGCTACGGCGGCCAGCAGCTCTACCCGGAGCAGCCGCAGCCCGCCGCCCCCGCGGCCCCGCCCGCGCCGCCGTCCCTCGCCGACGCGCTGCGCGCCTACACGTCCGGTGCCATGTCGAGCGAGGAGTTCCACGACATCTTCCTCGGCGCCAAGATCTACTGCCCGCGCGGTGACAACCCCGGGTTCCTCGCCCTGCACACCACCCAGCAGCCCGTCATCCCGCTGTTCAGCTCGCTGAAGGAGCTGCGCCGCTACGCCGGGAAGGAGTCGAAGTACTTCACGGTGACGGGCGGCGAGGTCCTCGACCTCCTGCCGACCGGGTACGGCTTCGCGCTCGACATGGAGGGCGAGCACCGGCTCGTGCTCGACGCCAAGTCCGTGGAGGAGATGGTCGATTACACGATGCGCCGGCTGTACGGCTGA